ACGTCCGGAACCAGAACATCCACGTCACCAACATCTGCAAGAACCTCTGCGGGTTCTGCGGGTTCGGGCGGCGGGCGACCGACCCGGATGCGTTCTGCGACGGGAGGGACGCTATCCGGGAGAAGGCGCGCCAGGCCGCGGCCCGGAACGTCACCGAGATATGCCTCCTCTCCGGCGTCCACCCGGACTACACCCTCGACTCCTACATCGACCTCATCTCCTGTGTCCGGGAGGTGGCGCCCGGCGTGGACATCCACACGGCGAGCCCGGACGAGATTGCCTGGGCGGCGAAACGGAGCGGTCTCTCGACGAAGGAGGCGATCGATCGCCTGCGGGATGCGGGCCTCGGCACCCTGCAGGGCACGGCGGCCGAGATCCTGGTCGACGACGTCCGGCGGGTGATCTGCCCGAACAAGTGCGACACGGCAACCTGGGTCCGGATCATCAAGGAGGCGCACCGTCTCGGTCTCCGCTCGACGGCGACGATCATGTACGGCTCCTGCGAGAGCGAGGCGGACCGGGTCCGGCACCTCGCGGTCCTCCGGGAGATCCAGGACGAGACCGGTGGGTTTACCGAACTGGTGCCGCTCTCCTACCTCCACGAGAACACCGACCTCTACCTGAGGGGCCTCGCGCCTGCGGGCGCCACCGGTCGTGAGGATCTCCTGCTCTTTGCGGTCGCGCGTCTCTTCCTGGACAACTTCGACCACATCCAGATCTCCTGGGGTAAGGTCGGGAGGAAGACGGCACAGCTGGGGCTGTTCGCGGGCGGCGACGACCTGGGCGGGACGATGTTCTGCGACGACGTCAGCACGGATGCCGGCGGCGAGGGCGCCGACTACCTGGATCCGGACGAGATGCAGCGGATCGCAAGCGACCTCGGCCGGATCCTCAGGCAGCGGACGACGACCTACGAGATGGTGTGAAGTGCGACGGGCCGAAGGGCCGGAGCATGAGAAAACGCGCAGCGTTTTCGAGTTGCGACTGGTGGCGGGCCGAAGGGTGCGACTGCCGGAACGGCAGGAGCTTGAGAAGGGCGAAGGCCTTCGAGCCGGAGCTCGAGAAAACGCGCAGCGTTTTCGAGCAGCGACGCTCCGTCGTTGCCGGACGCCGGAATCGGTGAACTACTGAGACCGCGTCACATCCTGTTCAGGGCCTCCCTCCCGGGCATCCCGATCTCGACGCGGCGCTGCACCGCCGGGAGGTTTGCCGCCTTCACCTCGGCATCCATCAGGCCGTCGAGGTCTTCCAGGGTGGACTCCGAGGCACCGACGATCGCTGCGGGAACCCCGGCGTTTGCCAGCGCCTCGATATCGAACCCGTCCGTCCCGATCATCCCCTCGTCGGTCACCCAGGCCATCAGGCTGGTGCTTCCGACCGGGATGACGTATCCGTATGCATCCTTGTAGCTGAGTCGCGTCCGCTGGTGACACAGGATCTGCTGAGCCATGGCTGCCGGGGTACCCCGGGAACTGATAAGTGTATGCACCACCACCGGGCGCACCCGAAGGTTCTTGCCCTGACCGTGCCAGATCAACGTACCGCATCGGGGAAGGATGAGAGGTATGACGCCGCCACTGCGACAGATGCTTGGAGACGTGCTTGCCGGCCACCGGCTCACGGAGGAGGAGGCCATCGACCTCATGAGAACGCGTGACCGGGGCGTCTGGGATATCGCCGCCGCCGCAGACGAGCTCCGGGAGCGGAAGGTCGGCGATGTCGTCACTTACGTCCGGAACCAGAACATCAACGTGACCAATCTCTGCGTGAACGCCTGTGGGTTCTGCGGGTTCTCCCGGAAACCGGGAGACGCCGATCTCTTCTTCCACGACGAGGCCGTTGTGCGGGAGAAGGCCCGGACGGCGCGTGAGCGCAACGTGACCGAAATCTGCACGGTGAGCGGCCTTCACCCGGAGTTCGACGCCCAATCCTACGCAGATATCTATTCCTGGATACGGGACGAGGCTCCCGGGGTTCATATCCACGCGAGCAACCCGATGGAGGTGGCCTACGCCGCGAAGAGAAGCGGTCTCTCCACCCGTGAGGTGCTGCTGGAGATGCAGGCCGCGGGACTCGGGACGCTCTGCGGGACGGCGGCCGAGATCCTGGTGGACAGCGTCCGCGCGGCGATCTGCCCGGACAAGATCGATACGGCGACCTGGGTCCGGGTCATCAAAGAGGCGCACGATCTGGGCATCCGCTCGACGGCGACGATCATGTACGGCCACTGCGAGAGCGAGGCGGACCGCGCCCGGCACCTCGCGGTACTCCGGGAGATCCAGGACGGGACCGGAGGGTTCACGGAGTTCGTCCCACTCTCGTTCATCCACCAGAATACCCCCCTCTACCGGGCGGGGCTCGCGCGTCCCGGGGCGACCGGCAGGGAGGATCTCCTGATGTTTGCGGTATCAAGGCTCTTCCTCGACAATTTCGATCACATCCAGGCTTCCTGGGTGAAACTGGGGACGAAGATGGCGGGGATAGCACTTCTTTCGGGTGCGGACGACCTCGGGGGAACGCTTTTTGAGGAGAGTATCTCGCGGGAGGCGGGCGCCCGGGATACCGATTATCTGGATCCGGCCGAGATGCGGCGGATGGCCGCGGACCTCGGGCGGACGCTCCGGCGACGGACAACGACCTATGCCCTCCTTCCGGACTGATCCCCGGGAATGGCCGGATCGCTTCGTCCGCCCGCCGTATTCTGGGAAAATTATAAATGTCCCAAAATAGATTGTGGCTCCTCAACGTCGGCCGGACGCCGGCGATTGGGGGGAGTAAAAGATGGTAAATGGTCTTGTAGGCCTTGCAATCCTCTTCTTTGTACTGGCACTTATCTTCGCCATACTCGGGGCACGGGGCATTGCAGGGATGTCGATGTCGATCGCGAAGTGGCTGGTCATCATCTTCATAGTCCTCGCGATAATATCGCTGCTGCTCTGACCGCCGGCCGGGTCCATCGGCAGATGAACGGCCCTCATGGGCCCGGTATCCGGGCGGGCGGAGGATACCGGGTCTTCGGCAACGACGACGGCATCCTTTTTCCTGAAGGGCCCCGGCCTCACCTGGTGGGCGCGCCCGCCCCCGTGAACATGAGAAAGCCGCGGGCGTGCCCCTCCGGTACCGCGAGAGCCGGCTCTCAGTCCTCCGGCCGGAGATACCTGACGATTGTATCCGCGACCCCTGCGGCCCTCTTCATCGCCTGCTCGTCCTTCCGGACGTCTCCCGGCGCATAGCCCCTGCCGCAGACGTAGCCGAGATACGAGAACTCATGGGCGTTCAAGAACCCCTCCATGGTCTCGAGGGAGCGTTCCCCTCCCCGGTCGGCGCAGACGGCGACGGCCACGGCCCTCCTCCCCGAAAGCCTCCTGTCGTGGAAGAGGGAGTAGGTCCGGTCGATCAGGTTCTTCGTCTGGCCGTTGATGTCGTAGTAGTAGGTCGGGGCGCCGAGGACCAGCACTTCGCAGCCGATCATCTTCTCCGCCACGTGGGACCAGTCGTCATCCTCCGTCACGCACCACTTCGCATCCTTGCAGGCTTCGCAGCCTGTGCAGGGCCGGATGTCCATATCGGCAAGCGAGAGGTACTCGGTCTCGATGCCCGCCTCCCGCACCCGGTCGAGGATGGTAGTGACCAGCAGCGCGGTGTTGCCGTTCTTCCGCATGCTTCCGGAGATACCGAGAACATTCATACCCTATGCTCGCCCCCCGCGTTCTTGATTCTTGTGATCCGGGCATCCAGATCCAGACCCCGGAAGCAGGCGAGGAGCTCCGGGACCGGGTCGCCGGAACGGTGGAAGAGGTGGGAAGGGCAGGCACAGTCGCTGCACCCGAATCCGGGGACATGTGTCCCGCCTACGGCGCGGGCGAGGTCGCACTCGCAGTCCCGGTCTGTCGCGGCGGTGACGACGACGGCAGGGGCGAAGTGCGGGTCGAGGAGGAGGTAGTCGATGTGCCACCGGGGAGGGCGGTCGCGGCGAAGGGCGAGCCTCACGTGCCGGTCCGCACGGGCGAGGCCACCGCTTCCCTGCGCCGAACCGACGTAGACATGCCTGCCCGGCGCGAATTCCCTTGCCCCGAGGGCGCCGATGCGGACCTCGCACCGTGGGTTTTCGAGGATCAGGACGTAGACTCCCTTATCCATAAAACCGGAGCGCCTCCCGGGCGGCCGCGATATGCCTCCCGCCGCCGCGGGCGACGGGCTCCCCGTGCCCGGGGTAGAGCCCCTCGACCGCAAGCGCGCTAAGTCGCTCGATGGATGCCGCGAGCAGCCTCCGGTCCCCGCCCGGGAAGTCGTAGCGGCCGAAGGACCCGCCGGTAAAGACGGTGTCCCCCGAGAAGAGCACCTTCGCTGCTTCGTCGTAAAGGCAGATCCCGCCCGGTGTATGCCCGGGGGTGTGGATCACGCGAAGGCTCCCGACCCGGTCGCCGTCGGAAAGGATGGTCTCGGGGACGATCCCGGGCGACCGGGCCCCAAAGTGCATGGCGAGGCTCCGGGTATCGTCGGCAAGGCCGGGCGCGTCCGCCTCGTGGATGCAGACGGCCGCATCGCCGCAAAGCCGGGCGATCTCCCTGACGTGGGCGATGTGGTCGTAGTGGGCATGGGTGATGACGATCGTCTCGATCGCTTCGGCATACGGCTCCACTGCCATCGGGAGAACGCCTGCGTCCACAAGGACGTTTCCGTAAACGAACGAATTAGCGTAAGTCGTGCCGCTCGAGATCCACCGGACTGGCATGCAGACTAATATGGCTTCCGGACAAATGGTTCTTATGCACACCCTGATCTCTGCATGCCTGCGCGGGGTTCCCCCGGAGGTGGAGGCGATCGCCCGGGAGGAGGCCCTCGTCCCGCACCGTGCCGCGCGGGCCGTCACCCGCGGGCGGATCGTCATCCCAGCGAACCCCGTTCGGCCGCACCGGCTCTGCGCCATCGGGGAGGGCTGCAGGGTGCGGGTCAACGTGAACGTCGGGACGTCGGGCGCCCGGTGCGACGAGGACCTCGAGGTCGAGAAGGCGAAGGCTGCCCTCCGGGAGGGGGCGGACGCCCTGATGGACCTCTCGACCGGGGGAGATCTTGCCCGCATCCGGCGCCGGATCCTCGAACTCGATGCGCCCGTCGGCACGGTCCCGGTTTACGAAGCGGTCCGGCGGGCGGGGAGTGCCGCGGACGTCGACGCCGATCTGCTCTTTAAGGTGATCCGGGAGCATTGCCGGCAGGGCGTGGACTTCCTGACCCTGCACTGCGGCGTGAACCGCGATGCCCTCGCGTCGCTCCAGGCCGACCCCCGGACGATGGGCGTTGTTTCCCGGGGCGGGGCGTTCCATGTGGCGATGATGGCCTCGACCGATGAGGAGAACCCGCTCTATGCCGAGTACGACTACCTGCTCGAGATCCTCGCCGAGCACGACGTCGTCGTGAGCCTCGGCGACGGGATGCGCCCGGGTGCGCTCGTGGATGCCGGCCGCCTCGCGAAGACGACCGAGTACCTGACGCTCGGGCACCTGGCGAAGAGGGCGCTCGCCGCCGGGGTGCAGCGGATGATCGAGGGGCCGGGACATCTCCCGGCCGACCAGATCGGCTACAACGTCCGGATGCTCAAGGAACTGACCGACGGTGCTCCGCTCTACCTGCTCGGTCCGCTCGTGACCGACGTGGCGCCGGGCTACGACCACGTCGTGGGGGCGATCGGCGGCGCGATCGCCTGTATGCACGGCGCCGACTTCCTCTGCATGGTCTCCCCGAGCGAGCACCTGGCGCTGCCGGACCTCCGCGACATCGTTGAGGGGACCAGGGTGGCGAAGATCGCCGCGCACGTCGGGAGCCTCTCCCGCGCCGCGGCGAAGACGAAGAACCGCGAGATCCGGATGGCGGAGGCGCGCCGGGCGCTCGACTGGGATAAACAGTTCGAGGCGGCGCTCGTCCCGGAGGAGGCCCGGCGCATCCACGAGCGGGACGGGGAGATCGAGACCTGCTCGATGTGCGGCGACCTCTGCGCCGTAAAGATGGTGCGGGATATCCTCAAGGCCCCACAGGAGCGAATGGAGCCGTGAAAGGGTTCCGCTGAATATCCTCCTTATTTTCCAAATTTTCCATCGATCCAGACGGTTATCGCGTCCCGGCTCCGCCGGTAGGCGGCGAGTACCTTGTCGGGGGTTCCGGTGGCCCGACCCGGGTCCGGGAAATCGACGTGGAGCGTCTCCTTTGTCCAGGGAAACATCGGGCAGACGCCACCTGCACAGAGCGCGACCACGTAGTCCATCTCGGTTCCATCGAAGAGGGTGAGATCCTTCGCCCGTTGCTCTGAGATACTGATCCCGATCTCATCCATCACTCTTGCGGCGAGGGGATCAAGGGCGGTGGGGGCAATTCCGGCGGAGCAGGCCTCGTAGCGGTCGCCGTAGCGGGCGCGGAGGTAACCCTCCGCTATCTGGGTCCGGGCAGCGTTGTTCGTGCCGATGAAGAGCACTCTCTGCTTCATGCCCCTCTCTTGCCGGCCGGATCGTGAAAAAGGTATTTCAGGCGCTGTGCGCGCCGAGGATCCGGACTGCGAGCAGGGCGGCGTTCTCGCCGTTATCCACCCCGACGCAGGCCACGGGGACCCCCCGTGGCATCTGGACGATGGAGAGGAGGGCGTCGAGACCCATAAGTTTCCCGCTCACCGGGACCCCGATCACCGGCCGCTCTGTTTTCGAGGCGACCACTCCGGGGAGCGCCGCCGAGAGTCCGGCGATCGCGATGAAGACATGGGCAGTGCTCCCTTTCACGTACTCGTCCAGTTTGTCGGGGTCACGGTGCGCCGAGATCACCCGGTAGTCGTAGGATACATCGTGCTCCTTTAAGACTGCAAACACCCTCTCCGCAACGGGGCCGTCCGAGGCGGAACCGCAGATAACCGCGACGTCAACCATATCTAACTTCGGTATGCCTTCGCCTCTTCTTCTCTCTGCCGGTATCGCATGGTGGAGAGGTTGATATGAATCCACATCCAAGTTCCTTGCAGGAACAGCGTCTGTCCTCGACGAGACGATATGGACTGATCTCTCATGGAACACGAACCACTCCTCATGATCCCGGGCCCTGTACCCGTCCCGCAGCGGGTACGCGCCGCCATGACGCGGCAGGCCATCAACCACCGCGGTCCTGAGTTCGGGGCCGCGTATGCGGACTGCGTCCGGACGTTAAAGACCCTTTTTGGCACCGCAAACGAACTCTACGTCATCAGCGGCTCGGGAAGCGCCGGCATGGAGGCCGGGATCGCCAACTTCGCGCGGGACAAATTGATCGTCTCGCTCATAAACGGCAAGTTCGGCGACCGCTTCGCGAAGATCGGAGAGCGTTACGGCACCGTCACACCCATCGAGTCCGGGTGGGGAACCCCGCTCGATCTCGGTGCCCTCGAGCGCGAACTCGAGGCCGGGGCCGAGGTCGTGACCATGGTCCACAACGAGACGAGCGCCGGGATCAAGAACCCCGCGCCCGAGGTCGGCAGACTTGCCCGGAAGCACGACGCGCTCTTCCTCATGGACGGGGTCACCTCCATCGGCGGCGACGACGTCCAGATGGATAAGTGGGGCGTGGATATCGCCGTCGTCGGCTCGCAGAAGTGCCTCGCCGCCCCGGCGGGTCTCGCCGCCATCGCCGTCAGCGAGCGTGCCTGGGACCGGATATCGGAGAAGCGCCCCTTCTACCTGGATATGGCCGCCTACAGGAAGAGCGGCAGGGGCACCCCGATGGAGACCCCCTACACCCCGGCGGTCCCGCTCTTCCTCGCGCTGTGCGAGGCGTGCAAGATGATCGAGGAGGAAGGCGTCGGTGCCCGGATCGCCCGCCACCGCCGGATGGCCGACGCCGTCCGCGCCGCGGCGAAGGGATGGGGCGTCGACCTCTTCCCGAAGCTCGACGCACACCATGCCTACTCGAACACCGCCACCGCCATGCGGATCCCCGATGGCGTCACCGATAAGGATCTCCGTGGGACCGTCAAGCAGTTCGGCATCGAGATCGCCGGCGGCCAGGACCACCTCAAGGGCAAGATCTTCCGGATAGGCACCATGGGTGGTGTCGGGGCGCAGGAGATCCTCGCCACCCTCGCGGCCGTCCAGTACACCCTCAGAAAGTCCGGGTTTGAGGCCGGCGACGGCGTCGAGGCAGCCGCCGGGGTGCTTCTCGGATGAAGATCGGGATCGCCGACACCACGTTTGCCCGAATAGACATGGGCCGGATCGCCATCGATGAGATCCGGAAGCACGCGAGCGTGGGGCTGGAGCGCTACGTCGTCCCCGGGATCAAGGACCTCCCGGTGGCGTGCAAGAAACTTATCGAAGAGCGGGGGTGCGATCTCGTGATGGCGCTCGGGATGCCCGGAGGGGCGGAGAAGGACAGGGTCTGCGCCCACGAGGCCTCCCAGGGCCTCATCCTCTGCCAGCTCCTGACCAACCGGCACATCATCGAGGTCTTCGTCCACGAGGACGAGGCGAAGGACGCAAAGGAGCTTGCCTGGCTGATGGAGCAGCGAACGAGAGAGCACGCGGTGAACGCCGTCCGGCTCGCGCTCCGCCCGAAAGACCTCGAGAAGCTCGCCGGGACCGGCCAGCGGCAGGGGTTCGAGGACGTCGGGCCCGCACGCCCCTGACGCAAAAAGTGAGGATTATCAATAACCGGTGCGAGTAGTACCACAGGAAGGATTAAAATGACGGTAAAACTTGGATTCGTCGTCGCGGAGTTCAACCGCGACATCACCTATATGATGGAAATCGAGGCCCGGGAGCACGCCGGTTTCCTCGACGCGGAAGTTGCCGATACGATCTATGTCCCCGGCGCCTACGACATGCCGCTCGCGATCAAGAAGTTGCTCGGACGCGGGGATATCGACGCGGTCGTCACGATCGGGTGCGTCATCGAGGGCGCCACCCAGCACGATGAGATCGTCGTCCAGCATGCCGCGAGGAAGATCATCGACCTCTCTCTCGAGTTCGGCAAGCCCGTCGCCCTCGGCATCTCCGGGCCGGGGATGACCCGGATGGAAGCGACCGAGCGTATCGACTACGCGAAGCGTGCCGTCGAATCGGCCGTGAAGATGGTCCAGCGATTGGGATGAGGAGCCTCTCGGAGAAGATTGCGGCCATCGCTCCCTCCGCGACGATCGAGATCTCGAACGCCGCAAAGCGGATGGCCGCGGAGGGCGTCGACGTCATCAGCCTCTCGATCGGGGAGCCGGACTTCGATACCCCGGCCCACATCAAGGACGCCTGCGTCGACGCCCTCTGCCGCGGGGAGACCCACTACGCCCCGAGCGCCGGAATACCTGCACTGACGGGCGCGATCGCGGAGAAGATCACCCGGGAGAACGGCTTTGCCGTGCAGCAGGACGAGGTGCTCGTCACCTGCGGGGCGAAGGACGCCATCTACGAGGCGATGGAGGCCGTCCTGAATCCCGGGGACGAGGTGCTCATCCTCGATCCGGCGTGGGTATCCTACGAACCCTGCGCCCGTCTCGCGGGCGCCGGCGTCCGGCACCACCCGCTCTCTCCCGCGACCTTCCAGGTCGACGATACTCTGCTTGACGCCGTCGGCCCCCGGACGAAGATGGTCGTGGTCAACTCCCCCTCGAACCCCTCCGGCGCGGTGCTTGATGCGGCTTCAATCCGGCTCATCGCCGATATCTGCCGTGACCACGACCTCTACGCTCTCTCCGACGAGATTTACGAGAAGCTGGTCTACGGGAAGGAGCACGTCTCCCTCGCCTCCCTCGAGGGCATGGCCGAGCGGACGATCACCGTCAACGGGTTCTCGAAGGCCTACGCGATGACCGGGTGGCGGATCGGCTACGCGGTCGCTCCCCGGCCGATCATCCGGCAGATGGAGAAGGTGCAGCAGCACACCATATCGCACCCGACGACGTTTGCGATGTTCGGCGCGGTCGCTGCGCTTCGAGGCAGCCAGGACTGCGTGGAGGCGATGCGCCGCGAGTTCGAACGCCGGCGCGACTACGTCATCCCGGCGCTCCGCGACCTCGGCTACGTCACCGCCCCGGCGGACGGCGCCTTCTACGCCTACGTGAAGGTCGACGGCGACGATATGGCGATTGCCCGGTCGTGGCTCCGGGACGCTCATGTGGCGGTCACCCCGGGAACCGCGTTCGGCACCCCCGGCTGGCTCCGCGCCTCCTACGCGACCTCGATGGAGAACTTAAAGGCTGCGATCGGGCGGATCGCCCGGGTCTAGAACCCCTTACTTTTCCCCAGCTCCGGGTTTGCAGCCCGGGTCTAGAACCCCTTACTTTTCCCCAGCTCCGGGTTTGCAGCCCGGGTTCGGTTCGACAGCCGTTGTGCCCTCTCGTGGTATTTGACCGCCTCGGTGGGGCGGTCAAGATAGACGAGCGCCATCGCCTTTCCGTTGAGCGCTTCGGCGTCGTCGGGGCTGAAGGCGAGCGCCTGGTCATAGCAGTCGAGGGCCTCCTCGTAGCGTTCCAGGAGCACGAGAGCGTTCCCCTTCGTGCTCCAGACCTCGTGTTTCGAAGGGTCGATCTCGAGCACGTGCGAGTAGCAGGCGACGGCTTCGCCGTACCGCCCGAGGATGAAGAGCGCAAGGCCTTTATTATACCAGGCGTCCGCGTTCTCCGGGTGGGCCAGGAGTTCCTGGTCGTAGCAGACGAGTGCCTTGTCGTAGTGCGAAAGAATGGAGAGGACGCTCGCTTTGTTGTTCCAGACCCCGCGGTTCTCAGGGTCGACCTCGAGCGCCCGCTCGTAGCAGACGAGCGCCTCTTCGTAGCGTTCGAGCTGGTAAAGTGCGTTGCCGTAGTTGTTCCAGGCGACGGCGTTCCCGGGGTCCTTCCGGACCACGGCCTGGTAGCAGGTAATCGCGGCCCCGCAGTTTCCGAGGGCATAGTAACACTCGCCCCGGTAGTAGTCTGAGTCCGTGTAGTCGGCCCGGATCCTGAGCGCCTGGTCGAAGCACTCTACCGCCTCCCCATAGCGCTTCAGGACGAAGAAGAGAAGGCCCTTCTGGTACCAGATCTCCGCATCGACGGCGTTTTCCCTGAGCGCCCGGTCGAAGCAGGCGAGCGAGAGGTCGTAACGCTTCAGTTTCTTCAGCACTATGGCCTTCTGGTACCAGATCCCCGGATGCTCGGGGTTGATCCGGAACGCCCGGTCATAGGCTTCGAGGGCCTCCTTGTAGCGTTCGAGGTTCTGCAGTGCCCTGCCCCGGTTGTAGCAGGCGCCGGCGTCGTCGGGACGGAGAGCGAGCGCCCGGTCGAAGCATCCCACGGCCTCGTCATAGCGCTGAAGCGCCGCAAGCGTGCATCCCCGGGTGTACCAGGTGTCGGCGTGGTTCGGGTCGATGACGACGGCCCGATCATAGGAGGCGAGCGCGTCCTCGTAGCGGGAGAGGAGGATCTGGATCGTTCCCCTGGCATACCAGGCGTTTGCGTTCCCGGGATCGAGCGCGATGACCCGATCGTAACAGTCGATAGCCGCGTCGTACCGGCGCTCGGCAGCGAGCGCCGTTCCGCGGGCGAGCCAGGCCTCGACCCAGCCCGGTTCGAGCGCGACGACCCGGTCGTAGCAGGCGATCGCGTCAGGGGCTCGCCCGATCTTTCGGAAGGCGTGGCCCCGGATGAGCCAGCCACTCGCGGAATCCGGCGCGAGTTTCACTGCCTGACCGCAGGAGCCGGCCGCTTCCCGGTACTCCCGGAGATCGTACAGCACCTGCCCCCGGGCGTGCCAGAGCCGGGCGCAGGTGGGGTCGATCCTGATCCCCTGGTCGAAACATTCGGCCGCTTCCCGGTAGCGCCGGGCGTCTCTGAGGGCGAGTCCTTTGTGATACCAGGCTGCGGTGACGTTGGCGTTCAGGCTGATCGCCCGGTCGTAGCACTCGACGGCCCGGTCGTACTGCCCCTGCTCGGCGTATGCCCGTCCCTTCCCGCACCAGGTTTCGGCGCTCTTCCAGGGGAGTTCCATTTTGTGAGTGATTGCGGTCCTCGGGCAAAAAGGGTTTCGATAGAGTTCGCGGGAATGTCTCCGCCTGGAAGGAAAACCCTTCCCTGCAATGCTTCCTTCCCGGGACCCGATCGGCCCGGTGCGTGGGATCGATTGGCAATGTATACATGCTCCGGGATCAAAACCGGGAATCAGGGTAGCCCGATCGGGCCGGATGAGTATGAAGAGGATGCGCGATACCCCGAACCGCGATCGTCCGCGCGAGAAACTGGCAGAACGGGGACCGCAGGCGCTCACCGATGCCGAACTGATTGCTCTTCTCCTCGGGCGGGGCACAAAGGCGCGGGACGTCCGGCAGGTTGCCGGCGACGTCGAACGCTACCTGAAGAGTGTCAAAGACAGTCCATCCTATAACGAACTCCTTGAGATAGACGGGATCGGCTCGGCGAAGGCCTGCGAGATCATGGCCTGCTTCGAACTCGGGCGGCGGTATCTCGGGAACGACGGCGTCTCCGGGCACCGGATCGCCTGTCCCGAAGACGTCCTCCCGCTTGTTGCGGAATGGCGGGACAGGAAGCAGGAGTACTTCTTCTGTATCACCCTCAACGGCGCCGGCGAGGTGATCGAACGCCATATCGTCACCGTCGGGATCTTAAACCAGAGTCTCGTCCACCCCCGGGAGGTCTTTGCCGAGGCGATCGCCGACCGCGCCGCCTCGGTGATCCTGGTTCACAACCACCCATCGGGCACGCTCGAGCCTTCCACCCAGGATCTCGGCATCACCCGGCAACTCGTCGAGGCCGGATCGATCCTCGGCATCAGGGTGCTCGACCACGTCATCGTCACGAAGAAAGGCTACGTGAGCCTGAAAGAACTCGGGCATCTTTGACCTCCGGGAGCGGTATGAGCACTCATTTTCGGAACTGCCGGATCGGAAACGTTATATTTTTCTAACATCATGTTAGATATAAATAACAGGTGAATCGATGAAAATGGGATACGCGGTACAGATTGCAGCGGGAACGGTTCTCGGGGCTGCCGGACTTCTCCTCCTGTTCCTCATCGACGGGACAGAGGTGATCTCCCCGATCCCGGTGACGATCGGCGCGGCGCTCCTTGCGGCGGCTCTCGTGCGGTACCGGGTGTCCCCGGGCGAACCTCCCGTGAGTCCCGGTCGATGCCCCGGCAGGGCCGGTTCTATTCCCCGGTTCGGGTTGAATTCCTCTGGAGGATCCCCGAAATCCGATAGATACCCCATCATTCGCCACCGTGATCCTGAAAAAAGTTTATCACTTCCCATCGGCCAAGAATACACGAGGCGTACTTAACCATGGAAACAGGATTTCTCCGGGTACTGCTCAACCCCGGGCGCTTCTTTGAGGCGCGCATGCAGGATGAGCCGAGCCTGAAGATACCGGCGCTCATCGCGCTCGTCATCGGACTGATCGGCGTGGTCTCTGCCGTGCTGATGGCGAATATCACCATTGCCATGCTTCCCGATGAGATGCAGGGGCTCGGGGTGCTCATAACAATCTTCTCCGCCGCTATTGCCTTCATCGGGGGGCTCCTGGTGTGGGTCATCTACGGCTTCGTCTTCTACCTCGTCTCGATGGTCTTCAAGGGCTCAGGAGACCTCAAGCGGA
The genomic region above belongs to Methanoculleus oceani and contains:
- the cofH gene encoding 5-amino-6-(D-ribitylamino)uracil--L-tyrosine 4-hydroxyphenyl transferase CofH, which codes for MPYSLKNLLDDTLAGHRLTEEEAVRLLSTRDRGIWDIAAAADELRERKVGDVVTYVRNQNIHVTNICKNLCGFCGFGRRATDPDAFCDGRDAIREKARQAAARNVTEICLLSGVHPDYTLDSYIDLISCVREVAPGVDIHTASPDEIAWAAKRSGLSTKEAIDRLRDAGLGTLQGTAAEILVDDVRRVICPNKCDTATWVRIIKEAHRLGLRSTATIMYGSCESEADRVRHLAVLREIQDETGGFTELVPLSYLHENTDLYLRGLAPAGATGREDLLLFAVARLFLDNFDHIQISWGKVGRKTAQLGLFAGGDDLGGTMFCDDVSTDAGGEGADYLDPDEMQRIASDLGRILRQRTTTYEMV
- a CDS encoding YunC family protein, whose product is MAQQILCHQRTRLSYKDAYGYVIPVGSTSLMAWVTDEGMIGTDGFDIEALANAGVPAAIVGASESTLEDLDGLMDAEVKAANLPAVQRRVEIGMPGREALNRM
- the cofH gene encoding 5-amino-6-(D-ribitylamino)uracil--L-tyrosine 4-hydroxyphenyl transferase CofH encodes the protein MRGMTPPLRQMLGDVLAGHRLTEEEAIDLMRTRDRGVWDIAAAADELRERKVGDVVTYVRNQNINVTNLCVNACGFCGFSRKPGDADLFFHDEAVVREKARTARERNVTEICTVSGLHPEFDAQSYADIYSWIRDEAPGVHIHASNPMEVAYAAKRSGLSTREVLLEMQAAGLGTLCGTAAEILVDSVRAAICPDKIDTATWVRVIKEAHDLGIRSTATIMYGHCESEADRARHLAVLREIQDGTGGFTEFVPLSFIHQNTPLYRAGLARPGATGREDLLMFAVSRLFLDNFDHIQASWVKLGTKMAGIALLSGADDLGGTLFEESISREAGARDTDYLDPAEMRRMAADLGRTLRRRTTTYALLPD
- a CDS encoding DUF1328 domain-containing protein, giving the protein MVNGLVGLAILFFVLALIFAILGARGIAGMSMSIAKWLVIIFIVLAIISLLL
- a CDS encoding flavodoxin family protein: MNVLGISGSMRKNGNTALLVTTILDRVREAGIETEYLSLADMDIRPCTGCEACKDAKWCVTEDDDWSHVAEKMIGCEVLVLGAPTYYYDINGQTKNLIDRTYSLFHDRRLSGRRAVAVAVCADRGGERSLETMEGFLNAHEFSYLGYVCGRGYAPGDVRKDEQAMKRAAGVADTIVRYLRPED
- a CDS encoding GIY-YIG nuclease family protein, whose product is MDKGVYVLILENPRCEVRIGALGAREFAPGRHVYVGSAQGSGGLARADRHVRLALRRDRPPRWHIDYLLLDPHFAPAVVVTAATDRDCECDLARAVGGTHVPGFGCSDCACPSHLFHRSGDPVPELLACFRGLDLDARITRIKNAGGEHRV
- a CDS encoding MBL fold metallo-hydrolase — its product is MPVRWISSGTTYANSFVYGNVLVDAGVLPMAVEPYAEAIETIVITHAHYDHIAHVREIARLCGDAAVCIHEADAPGLADDTRSLAMHFGARSPGIVPETILSDGDRVGSLRVIHTPGHTPGGICLYDEAAKVLFSGDTVFTGGSFGRYDFPGGDRRLLAASIERLSALAVEGLYPGHGEPVARGGGRHIAAAREALRFYG
- the thiC gene encoding phosphomethylpyrimidine synthase ThiC; its protein translation is MVLMHTLISACLRGVPPEVEAIAREEALVPHRAARAVTRGRIVIPANPVRPHRLCAIGEGCRVRVNVNVGTSGARCDEDLEVEKAKAALREGADALMDLSTGGDLARIRRRILELDAPVGTVPVYEAVRRAGSAADVDADLLFKVIREHCRQGVDFLTLHCGVNRDALASLQADPRTMGVVSRGGAFHVAMMASTDEENPLYAEYDYLLEILAEHDVVVSLGDGMRPGALVDAGRLAKTTEYLTLGHLAKRALAAGVQRMIEGPGHLPADQIGYNVRMLKELTDGAPLYLLGPLVTDVAPGYDHVVGAIGGAIACMHGADFLCMVSPSEHLALPDLRDIVEGTRVAKIAAHVGSLSRAAAKTKNREIRMAEARRALDWDKQFEAALVPEEARRIHERDGEIETCSMCGDLCAVKMVRDILKAPQERMEP